A stretch of the Heterodontus francisci isolate sHetFra1 chromosome 10, sHetFra1.hap1, whole genome shotgun sequence genome encodes the following:
- the LOC137374180 gene encoding trichohyalin-like, which produces MEKKEDRRREEDRQREEDQWREEDHRREEDHRREEDQWTEEDQWREEDHRREEDQWTEEDQWREEDQRREEDQRREEDQWRKEDQWRKEDQWRKEDQRREEDQWREEDQWRGEDQRREEDQRREEDQLREEDQWREEDQWREEDQWREEDQWREEDQWTEEDQWREEDQWREEDQWREEDQWREEDQRREEDHRREEDQWTEEDQWREEDQWREEDQWREEDQRREEDQRREEDQWRKEDQWRKEDQWRKEDQWRKEDQRREEDQWREEDQWRGEDQRREEDQRREEDQQREEDQWREEDQRSEEDQRREEDQRREEDQWREEDQWREEDQRMEEDQRMEEDQWREEDQWREEDQRREEDQRREEDQWREEDQRREEDQRREEGKRRDQRREEDQWTEEDQWREEDQWREEDQQREEDHRREEDQWREEDQRREEGQQREEDQWREEDQWREEDQRREEDQWREEDQWREEDQWREEDQWREEDQWREEDQRREDDQWREDDQRREEDQWRKEDQRREEDQWREEDQRRKEDQRREENQRSEEDQRREEDQRREEDQRREEGKRRDQRREEDQWTEEDQWREEDQWREEDQWREEDQWREEDQRREEDQWREEDQRREEDQRREEDQRREEDQWREEDQ; this is translated from the coding sequence ATGGAAAAGAAAGAGGATCGGCGGAGGGAAGAGGATCGGCAGAGGGAAGAGGATCAGTGGAGGGAAGAGGATCATCGGAGGGAAGAGGATCATCGGAGGGAAGAGGATCAATGGACGGAAGAGGATCAGTGGAGGGAAGAGGATCATCGGAGGGAAGAGGATCAATGGACGGAAGAGGATCAGTGGAGGGAAGAGGATCAGCGGAGGGAAGAGGATCAGCGGAGGGAAGAGGATCAATGGAGAAAAGAGGATCAATGGAGAAAAGAGGATCAATGGAGAAAAGAGGATCAGCGGAGGGAAGAGGATCAATGGAGGGAAGAGGATCAGTGGAGGGGAGAGGATCAGCGGAGGGAAGAGGATCAGCGGAGGGAAGAGGATCAGCTGAGGGAAGAAGATCAATGGAGGGAAGAGGATCAGTGGAGGGAAGAGGATCAGTGGAGGGAAGAGGATCAGTGGAGGGAAGAGGATCAATGGACGGAAGAGGATCAGTGGAGGGAAGAGGATCAGTGGAGGGAAGAGGATCAGTGGAGGGAAGAGGATCAGTGGAGGGAAGAGGATCAGCGGAGGGAAGAGGATCATCGGAGGGAAGAGGATCAATGGACGGAAGAGGATCAGTGGAGGGAAGAGGATCAGTGGAGGGAAGAGGATCAGTGGAGGGAAGAGGATCAGCGGAGGGAAGAGGATCAGCGGAGGGAAGAGGATCAATGGAGAAAAGAGGATCAATGGAGAAAAGAGGATCAATGGAGAAAAGAGGATCAATGGAGAAAAGAGGATCAGCGGAGGGAAGAGGATCAATGGAGGGAAGAGGATCAGTGGAGGGGAGAGGATCAGCGGAGGGAAGAGGATCAGCGGAGGGAAGAGGATCAGCAGAGGGAAGAAGATCAATGGAGGGAAGAGGATCAGCGGAGTGAAGAGGATCAGCGGAGGGAAGAGGATCAGCGGAGGGAAGAGGATCAATGGAGGGAAGAGGATCAATGGAGAGAAGAGGATCAGCGGATGGAAGAGGATCAGCGGATGGAAGAGGATCAGTGGAGGGAAGAGGATCAGTGGAGGGAAGAGGATCAGCGGAGGGAAGAGGATCAGCGGAGGGAAGAGGATCAATGGAGGGAAGAGGATCAGCGGAGGGAAGAGGATCAGCGGAGGGAAGAGGGTAAGCGGAGGGATCAGCGGAGAGAAGAGGATCAATGGACGGAAGAGGATCAGTGGAGGGAAGAGGATCAATGGAGGGAAGAGGATCAGCAGAGGGAAGAGGATCATCGGAGGGAAGAGGATCAGTGGAGGGAAGAGGATCAGCGGAGGGAAGAGGGTCAGCAGAGGGAAGAAGATCAATGGAGGGAAGAGGATCAGTGGAGGGAAGAGGATCAGCGGAGGGAAGAGGATCAATGGAGGGAAGAAGATCAATGGAGGGAAGAGGATCAGTGGAGGGAAGAGGATCAGTGGAGGGAAGAGGATCAGTGGAGGGAAGAGGATCAGCGGAGGGAAGATGATCAGTGGAGGGAAGATGATCAGCGGAGGGAAGAGGATCAGTGGAGAAAAGAGGATCAGCGGAGGGAAGAAGATCAATGGAGAGAAGAGGATCAGCGGAGGAAAGAGGATCAGCGGAGGGAAGAGAATCAGCGGAGTGAAGAGGATCAGCGGAGGGAAGAGGATCAGCGGAGGGAAGAGGATCAGCGGAGGGAAGAGGGTAAGCGGAGGGATCAGCGGAGAGAAGAGGATCAATGGACGGAAGAGGATCAGTGGAGGGAAGAGGATCAATGGAGGGAAGAGGATCAATGGAGGGAAGAGGATCAGTGGAGGGAAGAGGATCAGCGGAGGGAAGAGGATCAATGGAGAGAAGAGGATCAGCGGAGGGAAGAGGATCAGCGGAGGGAAGAGGATCAGCGGAGGGAAGAGGATCAATGGAGGGAAGAGGATCAGTAG